In one Hominilimicola fabiformis genomic region, the following are encoded:
- a CDS encoding TIGR04100 family radical SAM protein: MKNERGIKMVILYEVHDNLYVNMTNKCPCACTFCLRQTRDEMNHSGSLWLEREPSVEEVKNEFSKFDMNKYKEVVFCGFGEPTERLDDVLEVCRFIKDKYNKTIRINTNGLADLIHKKNTAPMFDGLIDIVSISLNTPNKERYLELTRSKFGIESFDAMIKFAENVKHYVKEVVLSTVSTTLTEEEEKECADICKKIGVTYRIRPFED, encoded by the coding sequence ATGAAAAATGAAAGAGGTATTAAAATGGTTATTTTATATGAAGTACACGATAATTTATACGTAAATATGACAAACAAATGTCCGTGCGCGTGCACATTCTGTCTAAGACAAACGAGGGACGAAATGAATCATTCGGGCAGTCTTTGGCTTGAAAGAGAACCGAGCGTTGAAGAAGTTAAAAACGAATTTTCAAAATTTGATATGAATAAGTATAAAGAGGTTGTTTTCTGCGGTTTCGGTGAGCCGACCGAAAGACTTGACGATGTGCTTGAAGTCTGTCGGTTTATAAAGGATAAGTATAACAAAACTATCCGTATAAACACAAACGGTCTTGCTGACCTTATTCACAAAAAGAACACTGCACCTATGTTTGACGGACTTATCGATATTGTTTCGATCAGCCTTAATACGCCGAACAAAGAACGTTATCTTGAACTTACACGCAGTAAATTCGGTATCGAATCGTTTGACGCAATGATTAAGTTTGCCGAAAATGTAAAGCATTATGTAAAGGAAGTTGTGCTTTCGACTGTTTCGACAACGCTTACAGAGGAAGAAGAAAAGGAATGTGCCGATATTTGTAAAAAAATCGGCGTGACATACAGAATAAGACCGTTCGAGGATTGA
- a CDS encoding DMT family transporter, with protein sequence MWIGLVCLYGVLKGVRDIIKKKAMEKNSAMEVLFFYTFISFLFVTPSVKNALSIDFHYIGFVMIKSAIIFIAWICSFKAIKKLPIGFYGIMDMSRVIFATVLGVTVLGEVMTGHKIAGMALVLVGLLFVNAKGKGLGEEKTKPIYIVLVLISCLCNAVSELLDKMLMQSMNSGQLQFWYMFFMVILYLGYMIVTKTKIDFRTIYKNYWILILSVLFVIGDKALFIACSKQESTVVAMTLIKQCSVMITIIGGRIVFKEKRTLYKMVCAAVIIAGIVFAVM encoded by the coding sequence ATGTGGATAGGACTCGTATGCCTTTACGGAGTTTTAAAGGGTGTAAGAGATATAATAAAGAAAAAGGCAATGGAGAAAAACAGTGCTATGGAGGTGCTGTTTTTCTACACGTTTATAAGCTTTTTATTCGTGACGCCGAGCGTGAAAAACGCATTGTCGATAGATTTTCATTATATCGGATTTGTAATGATAAAATCAGCTATAATTTTTATAGCTTGGATATGCAGTTTTAAGGCGATAAAGAAACTGCCGATTGGATTTTACGGAATTATGGATATGTCGCGCGTAATATTTGCGACAGTGCTGGGAGTAACGGTGCTGGGAGAAGTTATGACGGGACATAAGATTGCCGGTATGGCACTTGTGCTTGTCGGATTGCTTTTCGTAAATGCCAAAGGCAAGGGATTGGGCGAAGAAAAAACAAAGCCGATATACATTGTACTTGTGCTTATATCGTGTCTTTGCAACGCTGTTTCGGAACTGCTTGATAAAATGCTTATGCAAAGTATGAACAGCGGTCAACTTCAATTTTGGTATATGTTCTTTATGGTAATATTGTATTTGGGCTATATGATTGTAACCAAAACAAAAATAGATTTTAGAACGATATACAAAAATTATTGGATACTTATTTTGAGCGTGTTGTTTGTAATCGGCGATAAGGCACTGTTTATCGCGTGCAGTAAGCAGGAAAGCACAGTTGTCGCAATGACTCTTATAAAACAATGTTCGGTTATGATTACGATTATAGGCGGACGAATTGTGTTCAAAGAAAAACGCACGCTTTATAAAATGGTGTGCGCGGCGGTTATAATCGCCGGAATAGTTTTTGCCGTTATGTAA
- a CDS encoding zinc ribbon domain-containing protein, with protein MALIKCPNCGNQMSDKALCCPACGYENQAQEKKIQNFCIECGNKLSENDTVCSVCGCPINKEHENLEQLQKVEVASIKIPKISKQKKTTLIVSIVLLVILIIVAIAGIFFIRQHTKTIYKENLSAATSSMIMGAIKAEDSGNLIHDVWYNTIYKESDSKTDKYTKTNHSFNEDFNTSLTALMSDDDFKKDIESIKDNQDSTDYIMKDLVNPPEEYKEAYEKLQDFYDSYLELTNLVISPTGSLSSYTSNFNEADSATSNAYKAMQRYIN; from the coding sequence ATGGCATTAATTAAATGTCCTAATTGTGGGAATCAAATGAGTGATAAAGCTCTGTGTTGTCCTGCATGCGGTTACGAAAATCAAGCACAAGAAAAAAAAATACAAAATTTTTGTATTGAATGTGGAAACAAATTATCCGAAAATGACACAGTATGTTCTGTCTGTGGTTGTCCTATTAACAAAGAACATGAAAATTTAGAACAATTACAAAAAGTAGAGGTAGCAAGTATCAAGATTCCAAAAATAAGCAAGCAGAAAAAAACTACATTAATTGTGTCTATTGTTTTACTTGTTATATTAATAATTGTTGCCATAGCAGGAATATTTTTTATAAGGCAGCACACAAAAACAATCTATAAAGAAAACTTATCAGCTGCCACTTCCTCAATGATTATGGGTGCAATAAAAGCAGAAGATTCAGGCAACTTAATTCATGATGTATGGTATAATACCATTTATAAAGAAAGTGATAGCAAGACGGACAAATATACTAAAACAAATCATTCATTCAATGAAGACTTTAACACTTCTTTGACTGCATTAATGAGCGATGATGATTTTAAAAAAGATATTGAGTCAATCAAAGACAATCAAGATTCAACAGATTACATAATGAAAGATTTAGTCAATCCACCTGAGGAATATAAAGAGGCATATGAAAAATTACAAGATTTTTATGATTCTTATTTGGAGCTAACTAATTTAGTTATAAGCCCAACAGGCAGTCTATCTTCATACACAAGCAATTTTAACGAAGCCGACTCTGCCACATCGAATGCATACAAAGCCATGCAAAGATATATTAACTAA
- a CDS encoding helix-turn-helix domain-containing protein: protein MQKKVPQLMKKMIKKNNGTFKKCFAQRLRELRKENGITQAGLAERMNVSRTCIANWESGKRIPEVAAITYLAKLFKVPVDYLCGRTDERYRVKLLDNIDFDLTKLNGKGIEMLCEYYDYLVSSKKYRAK from the coding sequence ATGCAGAAGAAAGTGCCGCAGTTAATGAAGAAAATGATAAAGAAGAATAACGGTACGTTCAAAAAGTGCTTTGCTCAAAGGCTTAGGGAACTGAGAAAAGAAAACGGCATAACGCAGGCGGGACTTGCGGAGAGAATGAATGTTTCAAGAACGTGTATCGCGAATTGGGAAAGCGGCAAGCGTATCCCCGAAGTGGCGGCGATAACGTATCTTGCCAAGCTTTTTAAAGTTCCTGTTGACTACCTTTGCGGCAGGACGGACGAACGGTACAGAGTGAAATTGCTTGATAATATCGACTTCGACTTAACAAAACTAAACGGCAAAGGCATCGAAATGCTTTGCGAATATTACGATTATCTTGTCAGCAGTAAAAAATATAGAGCAAAATAG
- a CDS encoding HD domain-containing protein, with protein sequence MNTVATEMIKYYAGDKKRINHFIKVHGYAKAIGEAEELDERTMLILETAAYVHDIGIKISEEKYNSSAGKYQEIEGPSISEEMLTKLGYDKDVIERVSYLVGHHHTYSNIDGIDYQILVEADFLVNIDEDEMTKETAKNVREKIFKTKSGTQMLDNLFLTELIK encoded by the coding sequence ATGAACACTGTTGCAACAGAAATGATAAAGTATTATGCAGGTGACAAGAAACGCATAAACCATTTTATAAAAGTACACGGCTATGCCAAAGCGATAGGCGAAGCGGAGGAGCTTGATGAAAGGACTATGCTTATTCTTGAAACTGCCGCATATGTGCATGATATAGGAATAAAGATAAGCGAAGAAAAATATAATTCTTCTGCGGGCAAATATCAGGAAATCGAAGGTCCGTCGATTTCGGAGGAAATGCTTACGAAATTGGGATATGACAAAGACGTTATCGAACGTGTGTCATACCTTGTCGGTCATCATCACACATATTCAAATATCGACGGTATCGACTATCAAATACTTGTTGAGGCGGACTTCCTTGTCAATATAGATGAGGACGAAATGACAAAAGAAACGGCTAAAAACGTTCGTGAGAAGATATTTAAGACAAAATCCGGTACACAAATGCTGGATAATTTATTTTTAACGGAGCTGATAAAATAA
- a CDS encoding RNA polymerase sigma factor, producing the protein MTDERSKTDVSSDEVIRKYFDMVYKLALSQTKNQTFAEDVTQDVFVRFIQNKDKFESKEHIKAWLIRVTINCSKSVFMSSWFKKIVPLEEDLTFDNPEKSDVYFAVQDLPLKYRTVIHLFYYEDMSVREIAESIDIKESTVKSHLHRGRMLLKNKLKGDYDFV; encoded by the coding sequence ATGACAGACGAAAGGTCAAAAACAGACGTTTCATCTGACGAAGTTATACGCAAGTATTTTGATATGGTGTATAAACTTGCTTTGTCACAAACGAAAAATCAAACTTTTGCCGAAGATGTGACGCAAGACGTGTTTGTTCGATTTATACAGAATAAAGATAAATTTGAGTCGAAGGAACATATAAAGGCTTGGCTCATTCGTGTGACGATAAATTGCTCAAAGAGTGTTTTTATGTCATCGTGGTTCAAGAAAATCGTTCCGCTTGAAGAAGATTTAACCTTTGACAATCCCGAAAAAAGTGACGTGTATTTCGCTGTACAAGACCTTCCCTTAAAATATCGTACGGTGATACATCTTTTCTATTATGAGGATATGAGCGTGAGGGAAATCGCCGAAAGCATTGACATAAAAGAATCGACTGTTAAATCGCATTTACACAGAGGCAGAATGTTGCTTAAAAATAAGCTGAAAGGAGATTATGACTTTGTTTAG
- a CDS encoding helix-turn-helix domain-containing protein, with protein sequence MNRIAELRKEKHLNQIGLAMKLNISQYMVSAYETGRHQPGIDTLIQMSNIFGVSVDYIIGNTDIRTPVEKFLKDGLTSNEIELLDIFKELDNEKQQKALGILFALKYYEK encoded by the coding sequence ATGAATAGAATTGCTGAATTACGAAAAGAAAAGCATTTAAACCAAATAGGGCTTGCAATGAAATTAAACATATCTCAATATATGGTAAGCGCATACGAAACAGGCAGACATCAGCCCGGTATTGATACCTTAATTCAGATGTCAAATATTTTTGGTGTTTCTGTTGATTATATTATAGGAAATACCGATATACGAACACCTGTTGAAAAATTTTTAAAGGATGGATTGACCTCTAATGAAATTGAATTATTAGATATATTCAAAGAATTAGATAATGAGAAACAACAAAAAGCATTAGGAATATTATTCGCCCTTAAATATTATGAAAAATAA
- a CDS encoding sensor domain-containing phosphodiesterase, with protein MLDIYNVLDAISEIVYVSDAETHEILYINEAGKKILGDCLGETCYKLFHGKSEECTNCPCSNGEGLSEYIRENVMPEKAYIIKHKDTVWDGKKAYLDIAFDITNTEEIQKRLEQRLDMEHILVSCMVEMHKNKPFEESFTNLLGIIGKYFEADKIFVFSYDENKLSNVFEWNNNGVNPRAEELKSLDSNIVDKWLPTYDSNENVILNNVEDLKEISVEAYHQAVKSGVQRLVASPIADNGKIIGFIGASNLPEEKFSQIVTFFDALDYFVASMIIREKSARKLRELSYVDSLTGLYNRNKFTEDTERIMRGRNCGLGVLYMDLNGLKEINDKSGHCGGDCALKDIASVIIESFGKECSYRVGGDEFVVLCYDTNDKEFTAKVTAFRNLISEIKYKVSIGFHYSKDSSDIDEVIKIADEKMYQDKKYYYRNNGQSARYRFYNDTFVSFSTQEKLKKLIQEERFVIWFQPRFSAINGEFCGSEALIRYFDEDDTIVSPMDFIPAMEYNETVHMIDLYVFRHVCEYISGWIEAGKNIKPVSVNISHCTIVRPNFMENLMDIWFDYNIPKDSIVIEVSEDKVKGGLSDVLDKIVELKNNGFHIAIDNYGAKYADLFLFSEVKFDTLKLDRELVHKLETDEKTCMISKSVIDICKNYNISVVAEGVENEKEYDILKEMGCDEAQGYLFDKPMSWNRFEEKYL; from the coding sequence ATGCTGGATATATATAATGTATTAGATGCAATATCGGAAATTGTATATGTATCTGACGCAGAAACTCATGAGATTTTGTACATAAATGAGGCGGGAAAGAAAATTCTCGGCGATTGTTTGGGTGAAACGTGTTATAAACTTTTTCACGGCAAAAGTGAGGAATGTACGAATTGTCCTTGCTCGAACGGTGAGGGGCTTTCTGAGTATATTCGTGAAAATGTAATGCCGGAAAAAGCATATATTATTAAGCATAAGGATACTGTGTGGGACGGTAAAAAGGCATATTTGGATATTGCATTTGACATTACCAACACTGAAGAAATTCAGAAAAGACTTGAACAACGTCTTGATATGGAGCATATTTTGGTAAGCTGTATGGTTGAAATGCACAAGAATAAACCGTTTGAAGAAAGCTTTACAAATTTGCTTGGAATAATAGGCAAGTATTTTGAAGCGGATAAAATTTTTGTGTTCAGTTATGATGAAAATAAACTGAGCAATGTATTTGAATGGAATAACAATGGCGTCAATCCGAGAGCGGAAGAACTTAAAAGCTTGGATTCAAATATCGTTGATAAGTGGCTGCCGACCTATGACAGCAATGAAAATGTTATTTTAAATAATGTCGAAGATTTGAAAGAAATTTCTGTTGAGGCATATCATCAGGCGGTAAAAAGCGGTGTGCAAAGGCTTGTTGCGTCACCGATTGCCGATAACGGTAAGATAATCGGTTTTATCGGCGCAAGTAATTTGCCGGAAGAAAAATTTTCTCAAATTGTGACATTCTTTGACGCACTTGATTATTTTGTTGCGTCAATGATTATTCGCGAAAAGAGTGCGCGAAAACTCAGAGAGCTGAGCTACGTCGATTCGCTTACGGGCCTATATAACAGAAATAAGTTTACAGAAGATACCGAAAGAATTATGAGAGGTCGTAATTGCGGCTTGGGCGTACTTTATATGGACCTTAACGGTTTGAAAGAGATTAACGATAAAAGCGGTCATTGCGGCGGTGATTGTGCGCTGAAAGATATAGCGAGCGTGATTATTGAGTCGTTTGGCAAGGAGTGTTCATACAGAGTCGGCGGAGATGAATTTGTCGTGCTTTGCTATGATACGAATGATAAGGAGTTTACAGCTAAGGTTACTGCGTTCAGAAATTTGATTTCTGAAATTAAGTATAAAGTGTCGATTGGTTTTCATTATTCTAAAGATTCGTCGGATATTGATGAAGTAATAAAGATTGCCGATGAAAAAATGTATCAGGATAAGAAATATTATTACAGAAATAACGGTCAGTCGGCAAGATACAGATTTTATAATGATACGTTTGTGTCATTCTCAACACAGGAAAAGTTGAAAAAGCTTATACAAGAAGAAAGATTTGTTATATGGTTCCAACCGAGATTTTCCGCAATCAACGGAGAATTTTGCGGCAGTGAGGCGCTTATCAGATATTTTGATGAGGACGATACGATTGTTTCGCCTATGGATTTCATTCCTGCAATGGAATATAACGAAACGGTGCATATGATAGACCTTTATGTGTTCAGACACGTCTGTGAATATATTTCCGGCTGGATTGAGGCGGGTAAAAATATTAAGCCTGTGTCGGTTAATATATCGCATTGCACGATTGTCAGACCTAATTTTATGGAAAATCTTATGGATATTTGGTTTGATTATAATATCCCGAAAGATTCGATTGTGATTGAAGTGTCGGAAGATAAGGTTAAGGGCGGTCTTAGCGATGTGCTTGACAAAATTGTGGAACTTAAAAATAACGGTTTCCATATTGCGATTGATAATTACGGTGCGAAATATGCGGACTTGTTCTTGTTCTCGGAAGTTAAATTTGATACATTGAAACTTGACCGTGAACTTGTTCATAAGCTTGAAACAGATGAAAAGACTTGTATGATTTCAAAGTCGGTTATAGATATTTGTAAAAATTATAATATTTCCGTTGTCGCCGAGGGCGTCGAAAATGAAAAGGAATATGATATTTTGAAAGAAATGGGCTGCGATGAGGCACAGGGATATTTGTTCGATAAACCGATGTCGTGGAATAGATTTGAAGAAAAATATTTGTAA
- a CDS encoding GNAT family N-acetyltransferase produces MSIKVREFNENDIQAANEIWNEVVEEGVAFPQEECLTEKSGLEFFKSQSYTGIAYDEETCDIVGLYILHPNNVGRCGHICNASYAVKSIQRGKHIGEILVTDCLKKAKEIGYGVLQFNAVVATNQYALKLYKKLGFVQLGVIPKGFRMKDGTYEDIIPHYHTL; encoded by the coding sequence ATGAGCATAAAAGTAAGAGAATTTAATGAAAACGATATACAAGCCGCAAATGAAATTTGGAACGAAGTAGTAGAGGAAGGAGTGGCTTTTCCACAGGAAGAATGTCTTACGGAAAAGAGCGGATTGGAATTTTTTAAGAGTCAGTCATATACAGGCATTGCGTATGATGAAGAAACGTGTGATATTGTCGGACTTTACATACTTCATCCGAACAATGTCGGCAGATGCGGTCATATCTGCAATGCAAGCTATGCGGTGAAATCAATACAAAGAGGTAAGCATATAGGTGAAATTCTTGTGACGGATTGCTTGAAAAAAGCAAAGGAAATCGGTTACGGTGTACTTCAATTTAACGCCGTTGTCGCAACTAATCAATATGCACTTAAATTATATAAAAAACTCGGCTTTGTACAACTCGGCGTAATACCTAAAGGTTTCCGCATGAAAGACGGAACATACGAAGATATAATTCCGCATTATCACACTTTATAA
- a CDS encoding single-stranded DNA-binding protein, with protein sequence MNKVILMGRLTRDVEMRQTPNGVSLARFSIAVNRRFAGKDAQQQADFINCVAWRQTGEFIARYFQKGSMIAVVGSIQSRSWDGNDGKKQYATEVVVDEAYFTGSRAESGTQGGGNYQNQGFNQGGFNAPQSQPAQGSEPNFGDDFDMGDFSDLDGSEDDLPF encoded by the coding sequence ATGAACAAAGTTATATTAATGGGACGTCTTACACGCGACGTCGAAATGCGTCAGACTCCGAACGGTGTTTCACTTGCGAGATTTTCAATCGCGGTAAACAGACGTTTCGCCGGTAAAGATGCTCAGCAGCAAGCTGATTTCATCAACTGCGTTGCATGGCGTCAGACAGGTGAATTTATCGCAAGATATTTCCAAAAGGGCAGTATGATTGCGGTAGTCGGAAGTATTCAATCGAGAAGTTGGGACGGTAATGACGGTAAAAAGCAGTATGCGACGGAAGTTGTTGTAGACGAGGCTTACTTTACCGGTTCAAGAGCCGAATCAGGTACTCAAGGCGGAGGGAATTATCAGAACCAAGGCTTTAATCAGGGCGGATTTAACGCTCCTCAATCGCAGCCTGCACAAGGCAGTGAACCAAACTTTGGTGATGATTTTGATATGGGCGATTTTTCGGACCTTGACGGTTCGGAAGACGATTTGCCATTCTAA
- a CDS encoding tyrosine-type recombinase/integrase, whose product MTKRNNAGVYQKSNGFWEYRFTIVVDGQQISRKKSTDEFGNKLKTKSEAIRAREAAIFKARTDRERQREIKRKKVKEVFQEYCEKGRNGKAYNTILKQDSLWKNHIKERFGDRFIDEISVAEIDDYLSELYYIDGLSFSYVESFLKMFYLIFGQAYSRNYLDVDTYNKLCLNKGTKISMPKLKTEDDTDIVAFSREELALLDEYFKGTNAETAYLLGRYCGLRINETFGLKWNNVNIENGTITIDRQMQYQEGLIKLVAPKTKNANRTIYMNEKLKRYFIELSARRRQDEIQFAALREQNQRFIEDVDGQKIYSTELVNCLPNGKIQTNNSFKYPTREIKSRLNIQFKYHYLRHTYGTLMAEMNTPAHLLCNQMGHGNINVTQRYYLAVSKTGIDILKRNLNQI is encoded by the coding sequence ATGACAAAAAGAAACAATGCAGGAGTTTATCAAAAATCAAATGGCTTTTGGGAATATCGTTTTACCATAGTTGTGGACGGTCAACAAATATCCAGAAAGAAAAGTACGGACGAATTTGGAAACAAACTCAAAACCAAAAGTGAAGCTATCAGGGCAAGAGAAGCCGCAATTTTCAAGGCTCGGACAGATAGAGAACGTCAAAGGGAAATTAAACGGAAAAAGGTAAAAGAAGTTTTTCAGGAGTATTGCGAAAAAGGCAGAAACGGCAAAGCCTACAATACAATTTTAAAACAAGACAGCCTTTGGAAAAATCATATTAAAGAGCGGTTTGGAGATAGATTTATTGATGAAATCAGTGTTGCGGAAATTGATGATTATTTATCGGAATTATATTATATAGACGGTCTTTCATTCAGTTATGTAGAAAGTTTTTTAAAAATGTTTTACTTGATTTTTGGTCAGGCATATTCAAGAAATTATCTTGATGTTGATACTTACAATAAACTTTGTCTTAATAAGGGTACAAAAATATCAATGCCGAAACTAAAAACAGAAGATGATACGGATATTGTTGCTTTCAGTCGTGAAGAATTGGCACTACTGGACGAATATTTTAAAGGTACAAACGCGGAAACGGCGTATTTACTCGGTAGATATTGCGGCTTGCGTATCAATGAAACTTTTGGTTTAAAATGGAATAATGTAAATATTGAAAACGGCACTATCACAATAGACCGACAAATGCAGTATCAAGAGGGACTTATAAAACTTGTTGCGCCAAAAACGAAAAATGCCAACAGAACGATTTACATGAACGAAAAATTAAAAAGATACTTTATAGAATTATCGGCGAGGCGGCGGCAAGATGAAATCCAGTTTGCCGCTTTACGCGAACAAAACCAACGATTTATTGAAGATGTGGACGGTCAAAAAATATATTCAACGGAATTAGTGAATTGTTTGCCAAATGGCAAAATTCAAACAAATAATTCTTTTAAATATCCGACAAGGGAAATAAAAAGTCGCTTGAATATACAGTTTAAATATCATTATCTGCGTCATACCTATGGCACGCTAATGGCTGAAATGAACACGCCTGCGCACTTATTATGCAATCAAATGGGGCATGGTAATATTAATGTTACACAACGGTATTATCTGGCTGTTTCTAAAACAGGAATTGATATTTTAAAGAGAAATCTAAATCAAATATAA
- a CDS encoding copper amine oxidase N-terminal domain-containing protein, with protein MNKKIIASVLAVASVLTVSAGALADDNITVTVNGNNVSFVEITPFIENDHTLVPMREIFEALGADVQWDNETRTVISYDSVSDVSITMQIDSDVMYVNGDAVTLETPAKIVGSSTVVPVRAIAEGMHSVVGWDEATKTVTVEKEIKTEPSSQIPNPWTDYNSLDELNAALNNAESVKYQVADLNASSFDEGSKCEAQSYRYLADSNLAEIKYTYNTNVLDITVRTQPGDADISGISGGTKVEDYKVADSAVEIYTYNKTTYAIWSCEDAGTVMSHSVAVTENETVTDVNALVKTLVDDVETNHPRG; from the coding sequence GTGAATAAGAAGATAATAGCATCTGTATTGGCTGTCGCATCTGTTTTGACTGTATCGGCAGGCGCTTTGGCTGATGATAACATTACGGTTACGGTAAACGGAAATAATGTTTCTTTTGTGGAAATAACACCTTTTATTGAAAATGACCATACACTTGTTCCTATGCGTGAAATATTCGAGGCACTTGGCGCAGACGTACAGTGGGACAACGAAACAAGAACTGTTATATCATATGATTCGGTAAGTGACGTAAGCATTACAATGCAGATTGATTCTGATGTAATGTATGTAAACGGCGACGCGGTTACACTTGAAACACCCGCAAAAATCGTGGGTTCATCAACGGTTGTGCCTGTAAGAGCAATCGCTGAGGGTATGCACAGCGTTGTCGGTTGGGACGAGGCAACAAAGACAGTTACTGTTGAAAAGGAAATCAAAACAGAGCCGTCTTCACAAATTCCAAACCCATGGACAGATTATAACAGTCTTGACGAGCTTAATGCGGCATTGAATAATGCAGAGAGCGTAAAATATCAAGTGGCAGATTTGAATGCAAGCAGTTTTGATGAGGGTAGCAAGTGCGAGGCACAAAGCTACAGATACCTTGCCGACAGTAATTTGGCGGAAATCAAATACACTTACAATACAAATGTATTAGACATTACAGTTCGTACACAACCGGGTGACGCAGACATTTCGGGTATATCGGGCGGTACTAAGGTTGAGGACTACAAAGTAGCCGATTCGGCAGTTGAAATTTACACATACAATAAAACAACATACGCAATATGGTCATGCGAGGACGCGGGTACAGTAATGAGTCATAGCGTTGCCGTAACGGAAAATGAAACTGTTACAGACGTGAATGCTCTTGTAAAAACACTTGTAGACGACGTTGAAACAAATCACCCAAGAGGTTAA
- the rpsR gene encoding 30S ribosomal protein S18 — translation MAERNDRPQRARRPKKKVCMFCVDKVEHIDYKDTAKLRRYVTERGKIVPRRISGNCAKHQRQLTTAIKRARIIALLPFVAE, via the coding sequence ATGGCTGAAAGAAATGACAGACCACAGAGAGCAAGAAGACCTAAGAAAAAGGTTTGTATGTTCTGCGTAGATAAGGTTGAGCATATCGATTATAAGGATACAGCAAAGCTTAGAAGATACGTTACTGAAAGAGGCAAGATCGTGCCAAGACGTATCAGCGGTAACTGTGCAAAGCACCAAAGACAGCTTACAACAGCTATCAAGCGTGCAAGAATTATAGCACTATTGCCATTCGTTGCTGAATAA
- the rpsF gene encoding 30S ribosomal protein S6: MAEKILNSYETIFIIDATLDEETVTALKDKFTTLIEQNGELESVDEWGKRRLAYEINDRTEGFYYLVNFKADSEFPKELERQYKITEGILRTIVIRKDEE; this comes from the coding sequence ATGGCTGAAAAAATACTAAACAGCTATGAAACAATTTTTATCATTGACGCAACACTTGATGAGGAAACGGTTACTGCTCTAAAGGATAAGTTTACAACACTTATCGAACAGAACGGTGAACTTGAATCTGTTGACGAATGGGGCAAGAGAAGACTTGCTTACGAAATTAATGATAGAACAGAAGGTTTCTACTATCTTGTAAACTTCAAGGCTGACAGCGAGTTCCCTAAAGAACTTGAAAGACAGTACAAGATTACAGAAGGTATCCTAAGAACTATTGTTATCAGAAAAGACGAAGAATAG